In uncultured Desulfobacter sp., one DNA window encodes the following:
- a CDS encoding N-acyl-L-homoserine lactone synthetase has product MNLSDLLLNSFLPCLPGNFRKKIIRGGLPDFQTSLEDVTFQQVFRAEDYMSCFKLVYDVYLEAGFIKPSSLPYRIIKHHSDPETMVFMGCLADDQAEYRPIYTASMFADNELGLPMDEGFEREVNKLRKQKRRIVEVGCLASDPTYRKGNKNVPMIMNRFIYNHAIEVLHADDLLITVHPKYLKIYEDILLFEKIGELLEYPYVEDNPAVALRLNLRTAAEKFKKAYGNKPIGKNLYHFFFGSGSSPDDLPLEQKKEGSKKYYGTDKKNLVINAYSAALRAAIVP; this is encoded by the coding sequence ATGAACCTATCAGATTTGCTATTGAACTCGTTTTTGCCTTGTCTGCCTGGGAATTTTAGGAAAAAAATTATCCGTGGAGGTCTTCCTGATTTCCAAACCAGCTTGGAAGATGTAACTTTTCAACAAGTATTTCGTGCCGAAGATTATATGTCCTGCTTCAAATTAGTATATGATGTCTATTTAGAAGCTGGTTTTATTAAGCCGTCCTCCCTTCCATACAGGATTATCAAGCATCATTCAGATCCTGAGACTATGGTTTTTATGGGGTGCTTGGCCGATGATCAAGCTGAATATAGGCCCATATATACAGCCAGCATGTTTGCGGACAATGAACTAGGCCTTCCCATGGATGAGGGATTTGAACGGGAGGTGAACAAGCTAAGAAAGCAGAAACGGCGCATTGTTGAAGTCGGGTGCTTAGCATCAGATCCGACATACCGCAAAGGAAATAAAAATGTTCCTATGATTATGAATAGATTTATTTATAATCATGCGATTGAAGTTCTCCATGCGGATGATTTATTAATTACTGTTCACCCTAAGTATTTAAAAATTTACGAAGATATTCTTTTGTTTGAAAAGATCGGAGAGCTTTTAGAGTATCCCTATGTAGAAGATAACCCCGCTGTGGCGCTTCGGCTAAATTTGAGAACGGCTGCCGAAAAATTTAAAAAAGCTTATGGTAACAAGCCAATCGGGAAAAATTTATACCATTTCTTTTTTGGGTCAGGATCAAGCCCCGATGATCTGCCGTTGGAGCAGAAAAAAGAAGGGAGCAAAAAATATTATGGAACTGACAAGAAAAATCTCGTTATCAATGCATATTCTGCGGCCCTGCGGGCTGCCATAGTTCCATAA
- a CDS encoding ABC transporter ATP-binding protein/permease — translation MTPSDISGLSRLDLNLWKEYLDIAQEFWLPQSLKSRTRFIVMLCLLMAFVASVLFLFVAAATIATHTLAPEFVTKTAPGLMDWIQGIIHSSLIWVLAAGFIVPALIFSLYSKKLKGFFLPWGILGILLLLSFTVSGLNVVLSYVGRFFQTALAQKDQATFWRFLYVYASVFVIGTPIVVIYSYIRKKLGLFWREWITTSFIDNYLKNRAYYALTTNKEIDNPDQRLAEDLREFTMTSLSFLLIILGAIIDLVAFTGILWSISRLLSGILFVYAFCGTLITIFIGKRLIGLNYNQLRKEADFRYGLIHIRDNAESIAFYQGEKGEKEQIFKRFKAVLKNFNFLIGWQRNLDFFTTGYNYLVIILPAMIVAPMYFAGKVEFGEISQASFAFGQVLGAFSIIVQYFDSISAFAAGINRVSTFKDKLFTASGSKTSGDDKNRTQIQRVAKETIRVQDLTLQTPDYKRTLIQNLSIDLDKGKSILIMGHSGAGKSSLLRGIAGLWASGSGTIEHPPVDKVMFLPQKPYMVLGSLREQLQYPSGHHLDDTQIKAVMERVNLTDLYQKLQRAAGDNSFIDAENNWVEMLSQGEQQRLAFARLLTTKPEFAILDEATSALDVDNEKALYNILSQLNITYISVGHRPTLKAYHDKILFISGNGGWEINKASTSQDFV, via the coding sequence ATGACGCCCAGTGACATCTCCGGTCTCTCAAGACTGGATCTTAACTTATGGAAGGAATACCTGGATATTGCCCAGGAGTTCTGGCTGCCCCAAAGCCTTAAAAGCAGGACACGGTTTATTGTGATGTTGTGTCTTTTGATGGCCTTTGTCGCATCTGTTCTGTTTTTGTTTGTTGCCGCCGCCACAATCGCTACCCATACCCTTGCACCCGAGTTTGTTACCAAAACGGCTCCGGGCCTGATGGACTGGATCCAGGGCATTATCCATTCCAGTCTGATCTGGGTTCTGGCTGCCGGTTTTATAGTTCCAGCCCTGATCTTTTCCCTCTACTCAAAAAAACTGAAAGGGTTCTTTCTGCCCTGGGGCATCCTTGGGATTCTTCTTTTACTTTCATTCACGGTGTCAGGGCTCAATGTGGTCCTCAGCTATGTGGGTCGTTTTTTCCAAACCGCCCTTGCCCAGAAGGATCAGGCCACATTCTGGCGCTTTCTCTACGTGTATGCCTCGGTATTTGTAATCGGCACCCCCATTGTGGTGATTTACTCATACATCAGGAAAAAACTAGGGCTGTTCTGGCGGGAGTGGATCACCACCAGTTTCATTGACAATTATCTTAAAAACCGAGCCTACTATGCCTTGACCACCAACAAGGAAATTGACAACCCGGACCAGCGGCTTGCCGAGGATTTAAGAGAGTTCACGATGACCAGTTTAAGTTTTTTGCTTATCATCCTAGGCGCCATCATTGACCTTGTGGCCTTTACTGGCATTTTGTGGTCCATTTCCAGACTTTTGTCGGGCATACTGTTTGTATATGCCTTTTGCGGAACCCTTATCACCATATTCATAGGAAAGCGCCTGATCGGGCTCAACTACAACCAGTTGCGCAAGGAAGCCGATTTCAGGTACGGCCTGATCCATATCCGGGACAACGCCGAGTCCATTGCCTTTTACCAGGGCGAAAAAGGGGAAAAGGAACAAATCTTCAAGCGATTTAAAGCAGTGCTGAAAAACTTTAATTTTCTCATTGGCTGGCAGCGGAACCTTGATTTTTTTACCACCGGTTACAATTACCTCGTCATTATCCTGCCCGCCATGATTGTGGCACCCATGTATTTCGCCGGCAAGGTGGAATTCGGTGAAATATCCCAGGCCTCATTTGCCTTTGGCCAGGTGTTGGGTGCCTTTTCCATCATTGTTCAGTATTTTGACAGTATCAGCGCTTTTGCCGCAGGCATCAACCGGGTTTCTACATTTAAAGACAAACTGTTCACGGCTTCCGGCTCCAAAACGTCGGGCGATGACAAAAATCGGACTCAAATTCAACGTGTGGCCAAAGAGACGATCCGGGTGCAAGACCTGACCTTGCAAACCCCTGATTATAAACGCACCCTGATCCAAAATCTGAGTATTGACCTTGATAAAGGTAAAAGCATCCTGATCATGGGTCATTCCGGTGCGGGAAAAAGTTCTCTGCTGCGGGGTATTGCCGGGCTCTGGGCCTCGGGTTCCGGAACCATTGAACACCCACCGGTGGACAAGGTTATGTTTCTACCTCAGAAACCCTATATGGTGCTGGGAAGTTTACGGGAACAACTCCAATATCCCAGCGGGCATCACCTGGACGACACTCAGATCAAGGCGGTCATGGAGAGGGTCAATCTCACGGATCTGTATCAAAAATTGCAGCGTGCGGCCGGGGACAACTCTTTTATTGACGCGGAAAATAACTGGGTAGAGATGCTTTCCCAGGGCGAACAGCAGCGGTTGGCCTTTGCCAGGCTTTTGACAACGAAACCCGAGTTTGCCATTTTGGATGAAGCCACCTCCGCTTTAGACGTAGACAATGAAAAGGCTTTGTACAACATCTTATCACAACTTAACATCACTTATATCAGCGTGGGCCACCGTCCTACGTTGAAAGCCTATCATGATAAAATCCTGTTCATAAGCGGTAACGGTGGATGGGAAATCAATAAAGCGTCAACCAGCCAGGATTTTGTTTAA
- a CDS encoding DNA-3-methyladenine glycosylase I, giving the protein MTTIKRCGWVTNDPIYISYHDSEWGVPVHDDRKIFEFLILEGAQAGLSWLTILKRRQGYFNAFCGFDPEKVARFSEADIQQRLKDPGIIRNKLKVRSAVTNAKAFLKIQEEFGTFDNYAWRFVDGAPIINHHTSQDQVPATSSQSDAFSKDLCKRGFKFTGSTIIYAHMQATGMVNDHLVSCFRYKEVMA; this is encoded by the coding sequence ATGACTACTATCAAACGTTGCGGCTGGGTGACCAATGACCCCATATACATCAGCTACCATGATTCGGAATGGGGAGTACCGGTTCACGACGACCGAAAAATTTTTGAATTTCTCATCCTGGAAGGAGCCCAGGCTGGGTTATCCTGGCTGACAATCCTCAAGCGCCGCCAGGGATATTTCAATGCCTTCTGTGGGTTTGACCCTGAAAAGGTAGCCCGGTTCAGTGAGGCCGATATCCAACAACGATTAAAAGACCCAGGCATTATCAGAAACAAACTCAAAGTCCGGTCTGCGGTCACCAATGCCAAGGCATTCTTAAAAATCCAGGAAGAATTTGGGACCTTTGACAATTATGCCTGGCGGTTTGTGGACGGGGCACCAATCATCAACCACCATACTAGCCAGGACCAGGTTCCGGCTACGTCCAGTCAGTCCGACGCATTCTCAAAAGACTTATGCAAACGCGGGTTTAAATTTACCGGGTCCACCATCATCTATGCCCATATGCAGGCCACGGGCATGGTGAATGACCACCTGGTCTCCTGCTTCAGATATAAAGAGGTAATGGCCTAA
- a CDS encoding aspartate kinase, with protein sequence MALRVQKFGGTSVADIERISKVADRVQKAHENGDQMVVVLSAMAGVTNNLISLAEQASKTPDKRELDVLLATGEQTTAALMAMMLKSRGLKAKSFLGFQAGIHTDHMSGKARIREIDSQNLREALNERNIVVVAGFQGADDHGDITTLGRGGSDTSAVAIAASLKADVCEIFTDVDGVYTTDPRICPKAKKISKISYDEMLEMAILGAKVLQIRSVEFAKKYNVPVHVRSSFNEEEGTMVVNENEDMESPVVSGVTCDMNEARITFKRVPDQPGISAKVFGSLAEAGISVDMIIQNSRTGGETDLTFTVTKDDFNRAREISEKVAGQINAGEIRTATEIAKISVIGLGMKSHSGVAAVMFKALAEENINIRMISTSEIRISCVILAKYAELAVRTLHAAFGLDKE encoded by the coding sequence ATGGCGTTACGGGTGCAAAAATTTGGCGGCACATCTGTGGCAGATATCGAAAGAATCTCCAAAGTGGCTGACCGGGTACAAAAGGCCCATGAAAACGGCGACCAGATGGTGGTGGTGCTTTCAGCTATGGCGGGCGTGACAAACAATCTGATCAGCCTTGCTGAGCAGGCATCCAAAACCCCGGACAAACGGGAGCTGGACGTTCTTTTGGCAACCGGAGAGCAGACCACGGCGGCATTAATGGCTATGATGCTAAAATCAAGGGGCCTTAAAGCCAAATCATTTTTAGGTTTTCAGGCCGGCATCCACACCGATCACATGTCAGGCAAAGCCAGAATCCGGGAGATCGACAGCCAGAACCTGCGCGAGGCCCTGAATGAAAGAAATATTGTCGTAGTGGCCGGATTCCAGGGTGCAGATGACCATGGGGACATTACCACCCTAGGTCGGGGCGGATCCGACACCTCAGCCGTTGCCATTGCCGCATCCCTTAAAGCCGATGTTTGTGAGATCTTTACTGACGTGGACGGGGTCTACACAACCGACCCGAGAATCTGCCCCAAAGCAAAAAAAATCAGCAAAATTTCCTATGATGAAATGCTTGAAATGGCCATTCTGGGAGCAAAGGTCCTCCAGATCAGGTCCGTAGAATTTGCAAAAAAATATAATGTGCCCGTACATGTCCGGTCATCATTCAATGAGGAGGAAGGAACCATGGTTGTCAATGAAAATGAAGATATGGAAAGCCCGGTGGTGTCAGGCGTCACCTGTGATATGAATGAAGCAAGAATTACGTTCAAGCGCGTCCCTGACCAGCCAGGCATTTCAGCCAAGGTCTTCGGCAGCCTTGCCGAGGCCGGCATCTCCGTGGATATGATCATCCAGAACTCTCGCACCGGCGGCGAAACAGACCTCACATTTACCGTAACCAAAGACGATTTTAACCGGGCAAGGGAAATTTCCGAAAAAGTAGCCGGTCAAATCAATGCAGGCGAGATAAGAACCGCCACTGAAATTGCTAAAATCTCAGTGATCGGTCTTGGAATGAAAAGCCACTCCGGCGTAGCCGCAGTGATGTTCAAAGCGCTAGCTGAAGAAAACATTAACATCCGCATGATTTCAACGTCTGAAATCCGTATTTCATGTGTAATTCTGGCCAAATATGCGGAACTGGCCGTAAGAACCCTACATGCAGCCTTTGGCCTGGACAAAGAATAA
- a CDS encoding sugar phosphorylase, producing MNNITLKAPACLFDRVKAHLEIIYPGQDADALTRKAIAFFEPIHETLDDGCVSAIPLWSEKDIALLTYGNSLVEEETLPLETLDRFLKKYTQDRFSIVHILPFFPYSSDDGFAVMDYYTVNPSLGDWKDIRKIAGHCRLMADLVVNHTSSRSRWFENFKKSIHPGKDYYVTVDPQSDLSQVIRPRTTPLVREVATPDGPRHVWCTFGHDQVDLNFKNPNVLMEFLAIIRHYLDNGVEVFRLDAVAFLWKEVCTTCLHLGQTHKIVKLMRTLIQAHNPRAIIITETNVPARENISYFGIGDEAQIIYNFPLPPFLLNTMITGNSKGITDWLKTMPDTMESTTCLNFIASHDGIGLRPVEDYFSRQEMTQLIDLMKAFGGKISTRALNDHKDNPYEINISLWDAMKGTIHCRETNFQIERFICAHTIMLGLKGIPAIYIHSLLGTENDYERRENLQSNRAVNRHIWNYPDLCEKLADPDAHHHQVFSTLCALVDKRKQQQAFHPDAGQTTFNINRKIVAFQRRPDKESNAPALFCIHNITNQAVTIPPNDLPEPWRQAGGVDLISENPVQLDTDLNLTPYQSMWIKKTATPKS from the coding sequence ATGAACAATATCACCCTTAAAGCACCGGCCTGCCTGTTTGACAGGGTTAAAGCCCACCTTGAAATCATTTACCCAGGGCAAGACGCAGACGCCCTGACCCGAAAGGCCATTGCCTTTTTCGAACCAATCCACGAAACCCTTGATGACGGCTGTGTTTCCGCTATCCCACTATGGTCTGAAAAGGACATTGCCCTGCTCACCTACGGCAATTCCCTTGTAGAAGAAGAGACGCTACCCTTAGAAACACTTGACCGATTTCTAAAAAAGTATACTCAAGACCGGTTCTCCATTGTCCATATCCTGCCTTTTTTCCCCTATTCCTCGGATGACGGTTTTGCGGTCATGGATTACTACACGGTAAACCCGAGCCTGGGGGATTGGAAGGACATCCGCAAAATTGCCGGACACTGCCGGCTAATGGCCGATCTTGTGGTCAATCATACATCATCTCGCAGCAGATGGTTTGAAAACTTTAAAAAAAGCATCCACCCGGGAAAGGATTATTATGTGACCGTGGACCCACAAAGTGACCTGTCACAGGTGATCCGCCCCCGGACGACACCTCTGGTGCGGGAGGTGGCCACACCAGATGGCCCCCGACACGTTTGGTGTACCTTCGGCCATGATCAGGTGGACCTGAATTTTAAAAATCCGAACGTCCTCATGGAATTTTTAGCGATTATCCGCCATTACCTGGATAACGGGGTAGAGGTGTTCCGGCTGGACGCTGTGGCCTTTCTATGGAAAGAGGTCTGTACCACCTGCCTGCATTTAGGCCAGACCCATAAAATCGTCAAACTCATGCGCACCCTGATCCAGGCCCACAACCCCAGGGCCATCATTATCACGGAGACCAATGTGCCGGCCCGGGAAAACATCTCCTATTTCGGCATAGGCGACGAAGCGCAGATCATATACAATTTTCCGCTGCCTCCATTTTTGCTCAACACAATGATCACAGGCAACAGCAAAGGTATAACGGATTGGCTGAAAACCATGCCGGACACCATGGAAAGCACCACTTGCCTGAACTTTATCGCCTCCCACGACGGTATTGGTCTGCGGCCGGTGGAGGATTATTTTTCCCGCCAGGAGATGACACAACTCATTGATCTGATGAAGGCATTTGGTGGCAAAATTTCCACCCGCGCGCTCAACGACCACAAGGACAACCCGTATGAAATCAATATCAGTCTTTGGGATGCCATGAAAGGAACGATTCACTGCCGGGAAACTAATTTCCAGATAGAACGGTTTATCTGTGCACACACCATCATGCTGGGCCTTAAAGGCATCCCAGCCATATATATCCACAGCCTGCTGGGTACGGAAAATGATTATGAGCGCAGAGAGAATCTGCAATCCAACCGCGCTGTCAATCGACATATCTGGAATTATCCGGATCTGTGTGAAAAGCTGGCTGATCCCGACGCCCACCACCATCAAGTATTTTCCACCCTTTGCGCACTTGTGGACAAAAGAAAGCAGCAGCAAGCCTTTCACCCGGATGCCGGGCAGACCACCTTTAACATAAACAGAAAAATTGTGGCATTCCAGCGAAGGCCGGATAAAGAGAGCAACGCCCCTGCCCTATTCTGCATTCACAACATCACGAACCAGGCCGTCACCATTCCCCCAAACGACCTGCCCGAACCGTGGCGGCAGGCAGGTGGTGTGGATCTAATATCAGAAAACCCGGTTCAGCTCGATACAGATTTGAATCTTACCCCTTACCAATCCATGTGGATTAAAAAAACTGCAACCCCAAAATCTTAA
- a CDS encoding NAD(P)H-hydrate dehydratase produces MIIVTTEQMQQMDKNTIETFGIPGRVLMENAGRGALEMLSDYFDLEGGRVAVMAGRGNNGGDGFVIGRYLMEIGVSVSFFLLSSRDRVQGDAKANMDLVLNLMPEHSLSQFIEIPDKASLDEATEILEDHDLFVDAIFGTGLNSDVRGIYRDVIELINDSGKSVFSVDIPSGINADTGAVCGVAIQADATATFAFAKAGHILYPGNFHTGDLEVIDIGIPGHIVKAQSPNIFLPEPHDISGLIPARDFNAHKGSFGHLLVLAGSPGKTGAAALCANAAMRTGAGLVTLGVPEKLMPVMEPMVIEPMTTALAQTPSGGLDAAALDDIITLLADKAALALGPGIGTDSGTRELIKSILAISSVPMVIDADGLNCIAKELDILNTVKAPVILTPHPGEMARLTGKTTEDIQHNRMATAREFAEKHKVILVLKGAHTLVACPDGTVSICPTGNPGMACGGMGDVLTGIIAAFLAQNLPPESAALAGVYAHGLCGDLLAEDQTFGFSASDMVASIPQALKTLIS; encoded by the coding sequence ATGATCATTGTCACCACTGAACAGATGCAGCAAATGGATAAAAACACCATTGAAACTTTTGGCATTCCCGGCCGGGTACTCATGGAAAATGCAGGCCGTGGTGCCCTGGAGATGCTTTCCGACTACTTTGACCTTGAAGGTGGCAGGGTGGCTGTGATGGCTGGGCGGGGCAACAACGGCGGAGACGGATTCGTGATCGGACGCTACCTCATGGAGATAGGGGTAAGCGTCAGCTTCTTTCTTTTGTCTTCCCGGGACCGGGTCCAGGGAGACGCCAAGGCGAATATGGATCTTGTACTGAATCTTATGCCCGAACATTCCCTATCACAGTTCATTGAAATACCGGACAAAGCATCCTTAGATGAGGCAACCGAAATACTGGAGGATCACGATCTGTTTGTGGACGCCATTTTCGGCACAGGGCTTAATTCCGATGTCCGGGGCATTTACCGTGACGTGATTGAATTGATCAATGATTCGGGAAAATCAGTCTTCAGCGTAGACATCCCTTCGGGAATCAATGCAGATACAGGTGCCGTCTGCGGGGTGGCCATCCAGGCAGATGCCACAGCCACTTTTGCTTTTGCCAAGGCCGGGCACATCCTGTATCCGGGCAATTTCCATACCGGAGACCTGGAGGTTATTGATATCGGCATTCCCGGTCATATTGTAAAAGCACAATCTCCCAATATTTTTCTGCCTGAACCCCATGACATTTCCGGACTGATACCGGCCAGGGATTTTAACGCCCACAAGGGCAGTTTCGGTCACCTGCTAGTACTGGCCGGTTCGCCGGGTAAAACGGGTGCCGCGGCATTGTGTGCCAACGCGGCCATGCGAACCGGGGCAGGTCTTGTAACCCTGGGAGTTCCCGAGAAATTAATGCCCGTCATGGAACCTATGGTCATCGAACCGATGACAACCGCACTTGCCCAGACCCCTTCAGGTGGCCTGGATGCCGCAGCCCTGGATGACATTATCACGCTTCTGGCAGACAAGGCAGCTTTGGCATTAGGCCCGGGCATAGGTACGGATTCCGGCACCCGGGAACTGATCAAAAGCATTTTAGCCATTTCGTCCGTTCCTATGGTCATTGATGCTGATGGCCTGAACTGTATTGCAAAAGAACTTGATATTCTAAATACGGTCAAGGCCCCGGTGATTCTCACCCCCCACCCCGGTGAAATGGCCCGCCTTACCGGGAAAACCACGGAAGATATTCAGCACAACCGAATGGCAACAGCCCGGGAATTTGCAGAAAAACACAAAGTTATTCTAGTGCTCAAAGGAGCCCATACCCTTGTGGCCTGCCCGGACGGAACCGTATCCATATGCCCCACGGGAAATCCCGGCATGGCCTGCGGCGGTATGGGTGATGTCCTCACCGGCATAATCGCAGCATTCCTGGCCCAGAACCTGCCCCCTGAATCCGCAGCCCTTGCAGGCGTTTACGCCCACGGGCTATGCGGGGATCTTCTGGCCGAAGACCAAACCTTTGGATTTTCTGCATCAGATATGGTGGCGAGTATTCCCCAAGCCTTAAAGACCCTTATATCATGA
- a CDS encoding GGDEF domain-containing protein, giving the protein MLKNLYLDSQEASGRYLRIILKELSELKLPYTPIAYSVWYEYASGQNSKLNKDIQAARENKELIDYQKVLEWFRHHVSNRQFINTEEQTKKAGSLLDGMTSSLTEARNHMGEQSNLLKSHVENLNNASNEPDIKNICRDIVLQTQGIIDSNTDLKNNIHSTINELNELKLELKILRKAAKTDMLTGLLNRRGFEDAVEQHMTEAQQETTPLTLILADIDRFKRINDTYGHLTGDNVLKLISKLLQKHIKGKDIAGRFGGEEFIMALPETKIDGGFTVAEQIRISLEKMRWQSKSSGKDIGTITISMGVAQFIPGEDLDTFVARADKALYTAKENGRNRTCTHNGKKAISP; this is encoded by the coding sequence ATGCTAAAAAATTTATATCTCGATTCCCAGGAAGCATCAGGAAGATATCTGCGAATAATCCTCAAAGAGCTCTCAGAGCTCAAACTTCCCTATACCCCTATTGCCTATTCGGTGTGGTATGAGTATGCCTCAGGCCAGAATTCTAAACTTAACAAGGATATCCAGGCTGCTCGCGAAAACAAAGAACTCATAGATTACCAAAAGGTCCTTGAATGGTTCAGACACCACGTTTCCAACAGACAGTTCATTAATACCGAAGAACAAACAAAAAAAGCGGGAAGCCTTCTTGACGGAATGACCTCCAGCCTTACCGAGGCCAGAAACCATATGGGAGAACAGAGCAACCTGCTTAAGTCCCATGTTGAGAACTTGAACAATGCTTCAAACGAACCGGACATTAAAAACATTTGCCGGGATATTGTTTTACAAACCCAGGGAATTATTGACAGCAATACAGATCTTAAAAACAATATTCACAGCACCATCAACGAGCTTAATGAACTAAAGCTGGAACTTAAAATACTGAGAAAAGCGGCAAAAACGGATATGCTCACAGGTCTTCTTAACCGCCGCGGTTTTGAAGATGCCGTCGAGCAGCACATGACAGAGGCACAGCAGGAGACCACCCCTTTAACTCTGATCCTTGCAGACATCGACCGGTTTAAGCGAATAAATGACACCTATGGCCATCTTACCGGCGACAATGTACTTAAACTGATATCCAAACTTTTACAAAAACATATAAAAGGCAAGGATATTGCTGGCAGATTCGGCGGTGAAGAATTTATCATGGCCTTGCCTGAAACCAAAATAGACGGTGGATTTACCGTGGCCGAACAAATCCGCATAAGCCTTGAAAAAATGAGATGGCAGTCCAAAAGCTCAGGCAAAGATATCGGCACCATCACCATCTCCATGGGCGTAGCCCAATTCATTCCCGGCGAAGACCTAGACACCTTCGTTGCACGGGCGGACAAAGCGCTATATACAGCCAAGGAAAACGGCCGTAACCGCACCTGCACCCACAATGGCAAAAAGGCAATTTCCCCTTGA
- the tsaE gene encoding tRNA (adenosine(37)-N6)-threonylcarbamoyltransferase complex ATPase subunit type 1 TsaE: MIEIISQNPAQTQDLARRLGIYIREQDISCAMALTGGLGCGKTCFVQGLAKGLNVDGGYYITSPTFTIMNEYPAEKMRLYHLDLYRLSDPDELDYIGIEDQVGQNSVTVVEWPKLLMETGFVFDLHIHFELNTDFNRKITLSPSGQAGANLLSNLSL; this comes from the coding sequence ATGATAGAAATCATATCCCAAAATCCGGCACAGACCCAGGACCTGGCCAGGCGTCTGGGGATATATATCCGGGAACAGGACATAAGCTGTGCCATGGCCTTGACAGGAGGTCTTGGCTGCGGCAAGACCTGTTTTGTCCAAGGCCTTGCCAAGGGGCTGAACGTGGACGGCGGGTATTATATCACCAGCCCCACATTTACCATCATGAATGAATATCCGGCAGAAAAAATGCGCCTGTACCATTTGGACCTATACCGGCTTTCAGACCCGGACGAGTTGGATTATATCGGCATTGAGGACCAGGTGGGACAGAACAGCGTCACTGTGGTGGAATGGCCCAAGCTTCTCATGGAAACCGGATTCGTATTTGATCTTCACATCCATTTTGAACTTAATACTGATTTTAACAGGAAAATAACCCTTTCCCCATCTGGACAAGCCGGAGCAAATCTGCTAAGCAATCTATCCTTGTAA
- the pyrF gene encoding orotidine-5'-phosphate decarboxylase, with the protein MQKTAKEYIIFPLDFSSMEAAQSHIRQLDGRVGMFKIGLELFIRQGPAVVEMVRKLSSAGIFLDLKLHDISATVGRAMARVAELGVDLVTIHGSSSQKMLESAVENAGNTKVLAVTLLTDNDADTVRAQGFKDEYVNAPEKLVLLRAHMALEAGCAGVVCSGQETAMLKTQLGRQCLTVTPGIRPQWSLTPGDDQKRVVTPAKAVQAGSDYIVIGRPIRDAEDPAMAAEKVASEIEAGLSGSAP; encoded by the coding sequence ATGCAGAAAACAGCAAAAGAATATATTATTTTTCCTTTGGATTTCTCCTCCATGGAAGCCGCACAATCGCATATCCGACAGCTTGACGGCCGGGTGGGTATGTTTAAAATTGGTCTTGAGCTATTTATCCGCCAAGGGCCGGCTGTGGTGGAGATGGTCAGAAAATTGTCCAGTGCCGGTATCTTTCTGGATTTGAAACTGCATGATATCTCTGCCACGGTCGGTCGGGCCATGGCCCGGGTCGCCGAGCTTGGTGTTGATCTGGTAACCATCCACGGGTCTTCCTCACAAAAAATGCTTGAATCAGCCGTTGAAAATGCAGGAAATACCAAGGTGCTTGCCGTGACCCTGCTTACGGATAATGATGCAGATACGGTTCGTGCCCAGGGGTTTAAGGATGAATATGTTAATGCCCCGGAAAAACTGGTGCTGTTGCGGGCTCACATGGCCTTGGAGGCCGGATGTGCAGGCGTTGTGTGTTCAGGGCAGGAGACCGCCATGTTGAAAACGCAACTGGGCAGGCAGTGCCTGACTGTTACGCCGGGAATCCGGCCTCAATGGAGTCTGACGCCTGGAGATGACCAAAAACGGGTAGTTACCCCAGCTAAGGCTGTGCAGGCGGGTTCTGACTATATTGTCATTGGCAGACCTATCCGGGATGCTGAAGATCCGGCTATGGCCGCTGAAAAGGTGGCCTCAGAAATTGAAGCCGGTCTGTCAGGTTCTGCCCCGTAA